Below is a window of Prosthecochloris sp. GSB1 DNA.
CGCCTTGAGGCTGCCGTCGAGGAGTTTGATCGCGGCGTCTTCGCTCAGTTCCGAAGAGGAGTAGGTGCAGACGAACGCCGGAACGTCCCTGAACTGGTTTGCAAGATAGGGAGTGCCGAACGAGATCATCACCAGCGGCTTGGAGGCGGGCACCGAACGGCTGAGACGATGGATGAGTTCCTGCTGGCGGTCGCTGAGCGAAAGCGTTTTGTTGCCCGACAGCACTTCGACGTATGAGGAAACGATGATGGCCGATGCTCGTGCGGCGCTGTCTTCGGCGTTACGGTAATCGATCGAGTTCGACATTTCGCTGATGCGGATGGTTTTTGCGTCGAACGTCCGTTTGAGCTTTTCAGAAAACGTTTCCCCGGAAAGAGAGTGTTTCTTGTCCTCGAGGATGATATGCAGGATATTGCGGATTCGGTCCTTCCTGATGGGAAGTGCGTTATTTCGGTCCTGGATGACCGTTATCGAGCTGTTGGCGATGGTCTGCGCCAGTGTCTTGTGGCTTTCGAGGTTTATCTTGCCTGGTATGGCGTTGAGGTTGACCAGCCGCTCCCTGTCGAGCCCCAGCCATTGCTTGGCCAGCAGGATCCTTCGTACAGACTTGTCGATCTGTTTTTCCGAAAGCCTTCCGGTTCCTACCGCGTCGAGTATGGCCCGATGTGTGAGCGCAGGGTCCGGCGAGAAAAGCAACAGGTCGTTTCCAGCTTCGACGGCGAGCACGGATATGTCGGCAAGCGTGTAGTTACGGTAGAGCGCCTTCATGTTCAGGGCGTCGGTTACAATGAGTCCTTCGAAGCCGAGTTTTTTTCTCAGCAGCTTGGTGACGATGCTCCATGAAAGCGTCGCGGGGACCAGGTTGCCCGTGATGCCGGGAACGGCAAGATGCCCGATCATGACACTCATTACACCGTGATCGATCGCTTCACTGAAGGGTTTGAGCTCGATGTTTTCGAGCCGTTCGCTGTCCGCCCGGAGCACGGGCAGATCGATATGGCTGTCGACCGTAACGTCGCCGTGGCCGGGGAAATGCTTGGCCGTGGCGATCATGCCGTTCGACTGGAAACCGTCGATGAACGATTCGGACATCTCGACGGTCAGCGGAATCCGGTCACCGTAGGATCGGGTGTTGATGATCGGGTTTTGCGGGTTGCTGTTCAGATCGACGCTCGGGCCGTAGCTCTGGTGGATGCCGAGCGCCTTGGCCTCGCGGGCGATGACCGCGCCCATGTCGTAGGCCAGGCGGGAGTTGCCCGTTGCCGAAACAGCCATGCTGGGCGGGAATTCCGTGGCCCCGTCGATTCTCATCGCCAGCCCTTTTTCCATGTCGGCGCTTACAAGGAGGGGGCGAGGCGCGAGGAGCTGAAACCGGTTCGCCAGCACGGCGGCATCGTAGGTATTGCCTTTCATGAACATGATGCCGCCGACCTTTCCCTCGCTTACGAGCGCGGAAAGGTACTGGTAGTACTTGTCTTCTTCACTCTGAAAACGTGCGGGGCAGTGGGCGACGAGCATCTGGCCGATCTTGTCCGAAAGGCTCATTTTCTTGAGCTGCTTTTCAACCCAGGAGGTTTTCCGGTTGAAAATGTCCTGTGCTTTCGCTCCGCCCGCTTCGGCCTGATCCCCCGCTGCCGCGGCGAATGGGAGCAGGAAAGAGAATACGAGAGACAATCCGAAAGTCCGGAGTAAGGAATCGTTTTTCATCGCGGGTCGCAGGTGGTGTTATTCCTTTTTTCAGGAGGTCATGAACAGGTAGGGTTTCCAGTCGTCGGACACTGTCGCGATAAACTTGCGCATCAGCATGATGTGACTGGGCCTGATGGGTTTTTTGAGGGGGCGCATGCCCGCCTCCTGGGGGGTTCGGTTGCCTTTCCGGGAATTGCATGGGCCGCATGCCGTGACGAGATTCTCCCAGCTGTCCTCTCCGCCCTGGGAGCGGGGAACCATATGGTCGATCGTCAGTTGCCGCTCCTCGCTTCCGCAGTACTGGCACTGAAAATTATCCCTTCTGAAAATATTTTTCCTGTTGAGCATGAGCCTTCTGTACGGTACCCGTAC
It encodes the following:
- a CDS encoding glycoside hydrolase family 3 protein, encoding MKNDSLLRTFGLSLVFSFLLPFAAAAGDQAEAGGAKAQDIFNRKTSWVEKQLKKMSLSDKIGQMLVAHCPARFQSEEDKYYQYLSALVSEGKVGGIMFMKGNTYDAAVLANRFQLLAPRPLLVSADMEKGLAMRIDGATEFPPSMAVSATGNSRLAYDMGAVIAREAKALGIHQSYGPSVDLNSNPQNPIINTRSYGDRIPLTVEMSESFIDGFQSNGMIATAKHFPGHGDVTVDSHIDLPVLRADSERLENIELKPFSEAIDHGVMSVMIGHLAVPGITGNLVPATLSWSIVTKLLRKKLGFEGLIVTDALNMKALYRNYTLADISVLAVEAGNDLLLFSPDPALTHRAILDAVGTGRLSEKQIDKSVRRILLAKQWLGLDRERLVNLNAIPGKINLESHKTLAQTIANSSITVIQDRNNALPIRKDRIRNILHIILEDKKHSLSGETFSEKLKRTFDAKTIRISEMSNSIDYRNAEDSAARASAIIVSSYVEVLSGNKTLSLSDRQQELIHRLSRSVPASKPLVMISFGTPYLANQFRDVPAFVCTYSSSELSEDAAIKLLDGSLKASGKLPVSLTLNIQ
- a CDS encoding HNH endonuclease, which encodes MPLRRTKVLVLNSSYEPLSICDAQKAIIMLFCGKAVTVANHPEDYVCTVSESFPMPSIVRLTVFVRVPYRRLMLNRKNIFRRDNFQCQYCGSEERQLTIDHMVPRSQGGEDSWENLVTACGPCNSRKGNRTPQEAGMRPLKKPIRPSHIMLMRKFIATVSDDWKPYLFMTS